From the Lathyrus oleraceus cultivar Zhongwan6 chromosome 4, CAAS_Psat_ZW6_1.0, whole genome shotgun sequence genome, one window contains:
- the LOC127074185 gene encoding WAT1-related protein At5g47470, translating into MVDSGMIEDVIIIGGLIAVQFFYAGNAMLMSYLMSLGLQSYTIVIFTAFATFILLLPFVLYYERSKWPKKISFKLFSKFILLALGGVTLFQSLFLKGINLTSAAMGTAMPNLAPGFIFIIAWIFRLEKVNLKCTFSRVKIIGTLLCVLGALTMSLMQSISTPISMEKLTIPPPSLVMFDRDKIIGCLYLLVSILLLSSTVVLQAFTLGEFPAPMTLCAITSFLGGVITTATQLIEYHEIKTGWPLVSVGDMIAYSVLSGAVTGICLSTSAWALEKRGPVLVSMFSPVGTVCSVIFSIVTLQDSTVNIGSIAGMFLMFTGLYFVLWAKGKEDCLESEYDAEKPLLS; encoded by the exons ATGGTGGATTCAGGGATGATTGAAGATGTGATTATAATTGGAGGGTTAATTGCTGTACAATTTTTTTATGCTGGAAATGCTATGCTCATGAGTTATCTTATGTCTTTGGGTCTTCAATCTTATACCATTGTCATTTTCACTGCCTTTGCTACATTTATTCTTCTCCTTCCCTTTGTTCTTTATTATGAAAG GAGTAAATGGCCTAAGAAAATTAGTTTCAAGTTGTTTTCAAAGTTTATTCTTCTTGCTCTTGGAGG TGTAACTTTGTTCCAGTCTTTATTCCTTAAAGGAATCAACCTAACCTCAGCAGCAATGGGAACAGCCATGCCAAACCTTGCCCCGGGGTTTATCTTCATCATCGCATGGATTTTTCG GTTGGAAAAAGTAAACTTAAAGTGCACATTTAGTAGAGTAAAAATAATTGGCACATTGCTTTGTGTCTTAGGAGCACTCACAATGAGCTTAATGCAAAGTATCTCAACTCCTATATCAATGGAAAAGTTAACTATTCCACCACCATCACTTGTAATGTTTGACAGAGACAAGATTATTGGTTGCCTATATCTCTTGGTTTCAATCCTCCTTCTCTCAAGTACAGTTGTCTTACAG GCATTTACTTTAGGAGAATTCCCCGCACCTATGACATTGTGTGCGATAACATCATTTTTGGGGGGTGTGATTACAACGGCAACTCAATTAATTGAATATCATGAAATCAAAACTGGGTGGCCATTAGTTAGTGTTGGTGACATGATTGCCTATTCTGTTCTG TCAGGTGCAGTAACTGGAATATGCTTAAGCACCAGTGCTTGGGCTCTTGAGAAGAGAGGACCAGTTTTGGTATCCATGTTCAGTCCTGTTGGCACTGTTTGCTCTGTCATTTTCTCTATTGTTACTTTACAAGATAGTACTGTTAATATTGGAAG CATAGCAGggatgttcctcatgttcactgGACTCTACTTTGTGCTTTGGGCCAAAGGGAAAGAGGATTGCTTAGAGAGTGAGTATGATGCAGAGAAGCCTCTCTTAAGTTGA